The DNA sequence CCTCCGCCTCGGGCGCGCCGGTGAGCTCCGCCCAGGCCTTGACGGCGCGCACGCCGCCGATGCCGAGCAGCAGCTCCTGCAGCAGGCGGTGCTCGCCGCCTCCGCCGTAGAGCCGGTCGGTCACCGAGCGCAGGCTCTCGTCGTTCTCGGGGATGTCGGTGTCCAGCAGCAGGAGGGTGACGCGGCCGACCGCGGCCTGCCAGACCCTGGCGCGCAGCTCGCCGGCCGGGAGCGCGAGCGTGATCTGCACGGGCGCGCCGTCGGGATCGCGGAGCACGCTGAGCGGCAGCCCGTCCGGGTCGAGCGCCGGGTAGCTCTCCAGCTGCCAGCCGTCCGGCGTGATCGCCTGCGCGAAATAGCCGGAGCGGTAGAACAGCCCGACCGCGACCAGGGGCGCTCCCAGGTCGCTGGCCGCCTTGAGGTGGTCGCCGGCGAGGATGCCGAGGCCGCCGGAGTACTGCGGCAGCGTGGCCGCGATGCCAAACTCGGGCGAGAAGTAGGCGATGGAGGCGGGAGCCGAGCCGTCGAGCGACTGGTACCAGCGCGGGTCGTGGATGTAGGCGCGCAGCTCGTCCCGGACGTGGTTCGCCCAGTCGACGTAGCCCTGGTCGACGGCGAGCTCGGCGAGCCTCGCCGGGTCGACGGAGCCGAGCAGCGCAATGGGATCGTGTTCCACCTCCTGCCAGAGCTCCGGCGAGATGCGGGCGAACAGCTCCTTGGTCGGCTCGTGCCAGGACCAGCGGAGGTTGCCGGCGATCTCCTCCAGAGCGGAGAGGGTGTCGGGGAGGACTGCGCGGACGGTGAATCTACGGATGGCCTTCACTCGCACGAGCATAGACGCGCCTTGTGACGGGAGCGTTAATCAAGCCTCCTGACCAAAGTGCGAATGAGTGTACGGTCGGCATGTGGCAAAGAGCGCAGCGACCAAACCATCAGCCGCCGCAGCACCTGAGGCGCCGGCGGCCTCCGCACCGGCCGAGTACGATCCGCTCCTCCCCCGGATCCCGATCCTCGGGCTCTCCCCCCAGGTGGATGAGGGCCACTGGGCGGCGTCCGCGTTCAGCGGCGAGGTCGTCCCGTTCCAGGTCACCGCCTTCCGCGAGGGGCACGACCGGATCGGCGTGGATCTGATCCTGCTGGATCCCTCCGGCAACCAGACCGAGCACCACATGCGGCCGCTGGCCCCCGGCACCGACCGGTGGGGCGTGGAGGTGCAGCTCGAGGAGGAGGGGCTCTGGCGCTACCGCGTGCAGGCCTACGCCGACGAGTACGCGACCTGGCGGCACAACGCCGAAGTGAAGGTCCCGGCCGGCGTCGACGTCGAGCTGATGCTCACCATGGGCCGCGAACTGCTGGAGAAGGCCGCCACCGACAAGCGCCGCAGCACCGCGGAGCGCCGCCACCTGTCCGAGGCCGCCCGCATCGTCGGCGACACCGCGCGCGGTGTGGACGAGCGGTTCCAGGCCGCGGTCGACGACCGCATCCGCCGCATCCTCACCGAGCGGCCCGTGGTCGCGCTGCCGTCGCTCTCTCCGACCCGCGCGATCCTCGTGGAGCGCACACGCGCCGGGGTCGGCAGCTGGTACGAGTTCTTCCCGCGGTCGGAGGGCGCCAAGCGCTCCGCCGACGGGTCCTGGCAGTCCGGCACGTTCCGCACCGCGGCCAAGCGCCTCCCGGAGGTCGCGGCGATGGGCTTCGACGTCGTCTATCTGCCGCCGATCCACCCGATCGGCCGCACCTTCCGCAAGGGGCCGAACAACACCCTGGACGCCGGCCCGAACGACCCGGGCTCGCCCTGGGCGATCGGCGGGCCGGACGGTGGTCACGACGCCATCCACCCCGACCTCGGCACCGAGAAGGACTTCACGTTCTTCGTGGGGAAGGCCAAGCAGGCCGGGCTGGAGATCGCCCTCGACCTCGCCTTGCAGGCCTCGCCCGACCACCCGTGGGTCACGACGCACCCGGAGTGGTTCACCACGCTCCCCGACGGCACCATCGCGTACGCGGAGAACCCGCCGAAGAAGTATCAGGACATCTACCCGATCAACTTCGACAACGACTACGACGGCCTCCGCGCCGAGGTGCTGCGGATCGTCCACCACTGGATGTCGCTCGGCGTGCGGATCTTCCGCGTCGACAACCCGCACACCAAGCCGCTGCACTTCTGGGAGTGGCTGATCCACACCGTCAACGCCACCGACCCGGACGTGGTGTTCCTGGCCGAGGCCTTCACCCGGCCGGCGCTGCTGCACACACTGGCCAAGGCCGGGTTCCAGCAGTCGTATACCTACTTCACCTGGCGCAACACCAAGGAGGAGCTGGAGGAGTTCCTGACCGGGCTCGCGAGCGAGACGGCCGACTTCCTGCGGCCGAACCTGTTCGTGAACACTCCGGACATCCTCACCGAGTACCTCCAGTTCGGCGGACCGGCGGCCTTCAAGATCCGCGCGGCGATCGCGGCGACCGGTGCGCCGTCCTGGGGCGTCTACTCCGGCTTCGAGCTCTACGAGAACGTCGCCCGGCCCGGGGCCGAGGAGTACATCGACAACGAGAAGTACGAGTACCGGCCGCGCGACTACGCCAGGGCGGTCGCGCTCGGCCGGTCCCTCGCGCCGTACCTGACCATGCTCAACCGCGCCCGCAGCGAGCACCCGGCGCTCCGCCAGCTGCGCAACCTGCACGTCCACTCCAGCGAGGACGACGCGATCCTCGTCTACTCGAAGTACCTGGCCGGCGAGTTCACCCGCAGCGGCAAGCCCGACGCCGTCCTCGTCGTCGCCAACGTCGACCCGCACTCGGTGCGCGAGACGATGGTCCACCTCGACGTCGCCGCGTTCGGCATCGAGCCTGGATCGCAGTTCGAGGTGCGCGACCTGGTCACCGGCCAGCGCTGGACCTGGGGCTCGGACGCCTACGTGCGCCTCGACGCGTTCACCGAGCCCGTGCACATCCTGACCGTCAAGCCGTTGGAGGCCACCCGATGACCCCGATCCCCGAGGGCGCCGCCGCCGTCGACCTGCCCGCCATCGACGACGGCGTCCTGCGCGCCGTCGCCGCAGGGAGCTACCACGACCCGCACTCCGTGCTCGGCCAGCACCAGGTCGCCGCTGCGGGTGTCGAAGACCCGATCACGGTCATCCGGGCGCTTCGCCCGCTCGCCGAGTCGGTCTTCGCCATCCTGCCGACCGGCGCGCACCTCGAGCTCGCCCACCTCGGCCACGGCATCTGGCAGGGCGTCGACATCGTCGGCCCTGGCGCGTACGAGCTGGAGGCGCGCTACGCCGGCGGCAGCACCTGGACCACCGACGACCCGTACCGCTTCCTGCCGACGATCGGCGAGCTCG is a window from the Leifsonia shinshuensis genome containing:
- a CDS encoding alpha-1,4-glucan--maltose-1-phosphate maltosyltransferase, with product MAKSAATKPSAAAAPEAPAASAPAEYDPLLPRIPILGLSPQVDEGHWAASAFSGEVVPFQVTAFREGHDRIGVDLILLDPSGNQTEHHMRPLAPGTDRWGVEVQLEEEGLWRYRVQAYADEYATWRHNAEVKVPAGVDVELMLTMGRELLEKAATDKRRSTAERRHLSEAARIVGDTARGVDERFQAAVDDRIRRILTERPVVALPSLSPTRAILVERTRAGVGSWYEFFPRSEGAKRSADGSWQSGTFRTAAKRLPEVAAMGFDVVYLPPIHPIGRTFRKGPNNTLDAGPNDPGSPWAIGGPDGGHDAIHPDLGTEKDFTFFVGKAKQAGLEIALDLALQASPDHPWVTTHPEWFTTLPDGTIAYAENPPKKYQDIYPINFDNDYDGLRAEVLRIVHHWMSLGVRIFRVDNPHTKPLHFWEWLIHTVNATDPDVVFLAEAFTRPALLHTLAKAGFQQSYTYFTWRNTKEELEEFLTGLASETADFLRPNLFVNTPDILTEYLQFGGPAAFKIRAAIAATGAPSWGVYSGFELYENVARPGAEEYIDNEKYEYRPRDYARAVALGRSLAPYLTMLNRARSEHPALRQLRNLHVHSSEDDAILVYSKYLAGEFTRSGKPDAVLVVANVDPHSVRETMVHLDVAAFGIEPGSQFEVRDLVTGQRWTWGSDAYVRLDAFTEPVHILTVKPLEATR